The DNA segment CCAAGGAAAAGGAAGTCCTGACGGTGTAAATCCTCAGGTTGAGGGCTACATGGCTCCAATCCTGCACCTCAAAAACCTCCCGCTTTTTTGCCATGCACGCTCCCGCAGATTTTCTCGATCTCAACCACACCCAGCACAGCATCCTCTTCCCGGCCAATGAACCGGTGTGGGCCGCCCTGACCAAAATCGTCTCTTACCTGGACTTCCGCCTCCAGCGGGAAATGCGCTGCAGCATCCCCCAGGGCGCATTCATTGGCGAGGATGTATTCATTGATGAAGGCACCACCATCGAGCCCGGCGCCGTCATCAAAGGCCCCGCCTGGATTGGTAAAAACTGCATGATCCGCGCCGGATGTTACATCCGGGAAAACGTCATCGTCGGCAATGCCTGCGTCCTCGGAAACTCCTGCGAATTCAAAAACTGCGTCATTTTCGACCACTGCGAAGTCCCCCATTATAACTACGTAGGCGATTCCGTGCTCGGATACAAAGCCCATCTCGGTGCCGGCGTCGTCCTTTCCAATGTCCGCCTGGATCGCGGGGAAGTCACCATTGCAGATTCCAAAAAGCCCATCTCCACCGGCTTGCGGAAATTTGGAGCCATCATTGGCGACCATGCTGAGATTGGCTGCAACAGCGTCATCAATCCCGGCTCCCTGATCGGCCGTCGCAGCATCATCTATCCCCTCAGCAGCTTCAGCGGCATTCTGCCCAACGACAGCATCCTCAAGACCCGACAGCAGCAGGTCATCGTCAAACGCACTGTTTAGACCGTCTAGAAGATCGCGAAAGAGCCGCCCTGCCCGGTGCGATCTTTCTGTCCATCCCGTCATTTCCCCCGGCCTTCGCCCTTGCTCAAATCCCATCGGCCAGCTAATCTCCACGCCCCACCATGCCAAAAGTTCTTCGCATTCTCCTCTGGACCGCCATCTCTGCGCTGGGCGCAGGAGCCGTGGCATTTTCCGCCTTTCATGAAGGTGAAACCATCAATGCCCTCTGGCTGGTGGTCGCAGGGGTGTGCTCCTTTGCCGTTGCCTACCGCTTTTACAGCAAGTGGCTCATCACCAAAGTGCTGGTCCTGGATGCAGAGCGCGCCACGCCAGCCCATACCAAACAGGATGGCAAAGACTTTGTGCCTACGAACAAGTGGGTCGTCTTCGGCCACCACTTTGCTGCCATTGCAGGCCCTGGCCCCCTGGTCGGCCCCGTGCTCGCAGCCCAGTTCGGTTATCTCCCTGGCATGCTCTGGATCCTGGTCGGTGCCACCCTGGGCGGTGGCGTCCATGATGCCATCGTGATGTTCGCCTCCATCCGCCGCGGTGGAAAATCCATCGGCCAGATGCTGAAGGATGAAGTCAATTCAGTCGTCGGCTTCGTGACCATGATCTCCGTGCTGCTCATCATGACCAT comes from the Prosthecobacter fusiformis genome and includes:
- a CDS encoding UDP-N-acetylglucosamine diphosphorylase, giving the protein MHAPADFLDLNHTQHSILFPANEPVWAALTKIVSYLDFRLQREMRCSIPQGAFIGEDVFIDEGTTIEPGAVIKGPAWIGKNCMIRAGCYIRENVIVGNACVLGNSCEFKNCVIFDHCEVPHYNYVGDSVLGYKAHLGAGVVLSNVRLDRGEVTIADSKKPISTGLRKFGAIIGDHAEIGCNSVINPGSLIGRRSIIYPLSSFSGILPNDSILKTRQQQVIVKRTV